From the genome of Hyalangium gracile, one region includes:
- a CDS encoding biotin--[acetyl-CoA-carboxylase] ligase, translated as MGPESSEQTQEALILGFLADGGEDFTSGEALSSKLGLSRTAVWKHVEALRGKGYRIEAVPARGYRLVEVPDRLTPLELTPLLATHDLGHTIHFHETVGSTNELAFRLAHDGAEHGEVVVTEQQTAGKGRRGRAWVSPPGLNLYFSAILRPELPPQRAAELTLVAAVALTEVLRETGAEAFIKWPNDVQIEGRKVAGILTELSAEPERVHFVVLGVGVNLNAQEEHFPEELRATATSLALARGQRVPRALFAASLWNRLEEWLDLHVEMGFDAVRQRWKELSSTLGQDVLVRTDRREFRGLAEDIDTMGALLVRTEDGSVERVLAGDVERLRPRATSGS; from the coding sequence GTGGGTCCCGAGTCATCCGAGCAGACACAGGAAGCATTGATCCTGGGCTTCCTCGCTGATGGAGGTGAGGACTTCACCTCGGGCGAGGCGCTCTCCAGCAAGCTGGGCCTGTCGCGCACCGCCGTGTGGAAGCACGTGGAGGCGCTGCGCGGCAAGGGCTACCGCATCGAGGCCGTGCCGGCGCGCGGCTACCGCCTGGTGGAGGTGCCGGATCGGCTGACGCCGCTGGAGCTCACGCCGCTGCTGGCCACGCACGATCTGGGCCACACCATCCACTTCCACGAGACGGTGGGCTCCACCAACGAGCTGGCCTTCCGGCTGGCGCACGACGGCGCCGAGCACGGCGAGGTGGTGGTGACGGAGCAGCAGACGGCGGGCAAGGGCCGGCGGGGCCGGGCGTGGGTGTCACCGCCGGGGCTCAACCTCTACTTCTCGGCCATCCTGCGTCCGGAGCTGCCGCCCCAGCGCGCGGCGGAGCTGACGCTGGTGGCGGCGGTGGCGCTCACCGAGGTGCTGCGGGAGACCGGCGCCGAGGCCTTCATCAAGTGGCCCAACGACGTGCAGATTGAAGGGCGCAAGGTGGCGGGCATCCTCACGGAGCTGTCGGCCGAGCCCGAGCGCGTGCACTTCGTGGTGCTGGGCGTGGGGGTGAACCTCAACGCCCAGGAGGAGCACTTCCCCGAGGAGCTGCGCGCCACGGCCACCTCGCTGGCCCTGGCTCGCGGGCAGCGCGTGCCGCGCGCCCTCTTCGCCGCCTCGCTGTGGAACCGGCTGGAGGAGTGGCTGGATCTGCACGTGGAGATGGGCTTCGACGCCGTGCGCCAGCGCTGGAAGGAGCTGTCCTCCACGTTGGGGCAGGATGTGTTGGTGCGCACCGATCGTCGGGAATTCCGGGGACTGGCCGAGGACATCGACACGATGGGTGCACTCCTCGTGCGGACGGAGGACGGCTCGGTCGAGCGGGTGCTGGCGGGAGACGTGGAGCGGCTGCGTCCCCGGGCGACGTCCGGCTCCTGA
- a CDS encoding homoserine dehydrogenase: MKEIGIALLGLGNVGLGTYRILADHARDIERRLGARVRVRHILVRDTGRSRPEDVPASLITRDIGAILSDPEVSVVVELMGGQVPAKDYLEKAIASGRSVVTANKALLTAHGESLFSQALARGVDLHFEGAVCGGIPIIRTLREALASDRVASIHGIVNGTTNFILSAMADGGATYEDALREAQKLGYAEADPTLDVNGMDAAQKLCLLASLAFAAKVSPQDVHVEGITSLRPVDITLGREAGYVLKLLAIARRLPDGLDVRVHPAFIPEASPLADVRGAFNAVLLQSAALGASLFSGLGAGSLPTGSAVVSDIIDICRNLLAGVSGRLPMLCSPHIQEVPLIPASERRGPFYLRFSVSDEPGVLGRIATVLGEKGVSLASVLQRPSRPEDPHATIVVFSHSAREKDIQAAVQWIDALRSTRAPTQVIRIEEGPAVLRVGG; the protein is encoded by the coding sequence ATGAAAGAGATTGGCATCGCGCTGCTGGGGTTGGGCAATGTAGGGCTCGGCACGTACCGGATCCTCGCGGACCATGCTCGGGACATCGAGCGGCGGCTGGGCGCGCGGGTGCGGGTACGTCACATCCTCGTGAGGGACACGGGCCGTTCCCGCCCCGAGGACGTGCCCGCCTCGCTCATCACCCGGGACATCGGCGCCATCCTCTCGGATCCCGAGGTGTCGGTGGTGGTGGAGCTGATGGGCGGCCAGGTGCCCGCCAAGGACTACCTGGAGAAGGCCATCGCCTCCGGGCGCAGCGTCGTCACCGCCAACAAGGCGCTGCTCACCGCTCACGGTGAGTCGCTCTTCTCGCAGGCGCTCGCGCGCGGCGTGGACCTGCACTTCGAGGGCGCCGTCTGCGGCGGCATCCCCATCATCCGCACCCTGCGCGAGGCGCTCGCCTCGGACCGGGTGGCCTCCATCCACGGCATCGTCAACGGGACGACGAACTTCATCCTCTCGGCCATGGCGGACGGCGGCGCTACCTACGAGGACGCCCTGCGCGAGGCGCAGAAGCTGGGCTACGCGGAGGCGGACCCCACGCTGGACGTGAACGGCATGGACGCGGCGCAGAAGCTCTGCCTGCTGGCCTCGCTGGCGTTCGCCGCGAAGGTGTCTCCGCAGGACGTGCACGTGGAGGGCATCACCTCCCTGCGCCCGGTGGACATCACCCTGGGCCGCGAGGCGGGCTACGTGCTGAAGCTGCTGGCCATCGCGCGGCGCCTGCCGGACGGCCTGGACGTGCGCGTGCACCCGGCCTTCATCCCCGAGGCCAGCCCGCTGGCGGACGTGCGCGGGGCCTTCAACGCCGTGCTGCTCCAGTCCGCGGCGCTCGGCGCGTCGCTCTTCTCGGGCCTGGGCGCCGGCTCGCTGCCCACCGGCAGCGCCGTGGTGTCGGACATCATCGACATCTGCCGCAACCTGCTGGCCGGCGTCTCGGGCCGGCTGCCCATGCTGTGCTCGCCGCACATCCAGGAGGTGCCGCTCATCCCCGCCAGCGAGCGGCGCGGCCCCTTCTACCTGCGCTTCTCCGTGAGCGACGAGCCGGGCGTGCTCGGCCGCATCGCCACGGTGCTCGGCGAGAAGGGCGTGAGCCTGGCCTCGGTGCTCCAGCGCCCGTCTCGGCCGGAGGATCCGCACGCCACCATCGTCGTCTTCAGCCACAGCGCCCGCGAGAAGGACATCCAGGCCGCGGTGCAGTGGATTGACGCGCTGCGTAGCACACGCGCTCCCACCCAGGTCATCCGCATCGAGGAAGGGCCGGCGGTGCTCAGGGTTGGCGGCTGA
- a CDS encoding HEAT repeat domain-containing protein, whose translation MKPALLLTACVLLLGACRNQGSRYPVQEVRLSGETLTDNALLALGPDQVRTLLGQALEDTRRFEPTEGKSLGQTRPWRMTLELPFTREVLKDDGKHTYAEVGATLVLERFGGDLPERYEVVGLGEVRLDAETPQGRRKALRAALEAALKQVSESAVLQLAALERPNAALVQDLQSTDARIREFALRTLAERRHPSAAPLLIEQLKSTEADTVRRAIGALVEMRAANAVPALIDLARGKEVGFLQEIVFALGEIGGSEAEAYLYTVAQGHDQPAIQAAAQQALDTLYASRKHGSPEARGTDPANQTSR comes from the coding sequence ATGAAGCCGGCCCTGCTCCTCACCGCCTGCGTCCTGCTGCTCGGCGCCTGCCGCAATCAGGGGTCTCGCTACCCGGTGCAGGAGGTGCGGCTGTCCGGGGAGACCCTCACGGACAACGCCTTGCTGGCGCTGGGGCCGGACCAGGTGCGCACCCTGCTCGGCCAGGCCCTGGAGGACACCAGGCGCTTCGAGCCCACGGAAGGCAAGTCCCTGGGCCAGACGCGCCCGTGGCGGATGACGCTGGAGCTGCCCTTCACCCGCGAGGTGCTGAAGGACGACGGCAAGCACACCTACGCCGAGGTGGGCGCCACGCTGGTGCTGGAGCGCTTCGGCGGCGACCTGCCCGAGCGCTACGAGGTGGTGGGCCTGGGCGAGGTGCGCCTGGACGCGGAGACGCCCCAGGGCCGGCGCAAGGCGCTGCGCGCGGCGCTCGAGGCGGCGCTCAAGCAGGTGTCCGAGTCCGCGGTGCTGCAGCTGGCGGCGCTGGAGCGCCCCAACGCCGCGCTGGTGCAGGATCTCCAGTCCACGGATGCGCGCATCCGCGAGTTCGCCCTGCGCACGCTGGCCGAGCGCCGGCACCCGTCGGCCGCGCCGCTGCTCATCGAGCAGCTCAAGTCGACCGAGGCGGACACGGTGCGGCGGGCCATCGGAGCGCTGGTGGAGATGCGCGCGGCCAACGCCGTGCCCGCGCTCATCGATCTGGCTCGAGGCAAGGAAGTGGGCTTCCTGCAGGAGATCGTCTTCGCGCTGGGAGAGATCGGCGGCAGCGAGGCGGAGGCCTATCTGTACACGGTGGCGCAGGGGCATGATCAGCCGGCCATCCAGGCCGCGGCGCAGCAGGCGCTGGACACGCTCTACGCGTCACGCAAGCACGGCTCACCGGAGGCGCGAGGGACGGACCCCGCGAATCAAACATCGAGATGA
- a CDS encoding HTH domain-containing protein: MTFYEAALRVLESEGRPLHFLEITEKSIAQNLLSHIGKTPEVTMLSRLAAMARRTRDRKVIVTAKDTFALVDWAVPEDPEALAQTGVPEAHPEEDLPPLRPVERHPEPRNDSVRVSGRGSERKRRREEEEEQKGRKRRFPPLPEVVFEILSEAESGLRAEQLIERARSRELCGEDITVELVLTALLEDNQRRIDAGRRPQFAFNNQTSEVVTLERAGSPSEAPPLELQAAFAAALGIPLEDGRPVLGKPAAATGEALVDPALLTTLKTTLKDARRAVARGLRKRLGDADVGTFEKSVVKMMHALHFRELKVAKRSKEGPLLTARKREGSVELRYAVRMLKGTPSIDRKTVQELRRDLGHYSAQVGLLVSAGDVRGDARAEAQASGALVMLWCGDALGEKFLEAKTAVTVTTVELFDVDERFFEAARLDAEEAQKRREERQREKKEQARDEGEPEASRKAKARPKAEREEASSTEEPKAEEEERSVVAAAPVAPEPVSASASDEDDEEGDEEGDDEDLEAASAFVSGAGRPEGAAPAEGGAPGERKRRRRRRRGRRGRGNRAGEAGASGTTPAGGTPVITGAPAEGAAPATAAPSGGESAAPSGGESAASSGGGSSASSGGEAPRASEPPPPPPSPPSGGSSEGSAP, from the coding sequence ATGACATTTTACGAGGCCGCGCTCCGAGTGCTGGAGAGCGAAGGTCGTCCCCTCCACTTCCTGGAAATCACCGAGAAGTCTATCGCCCAGAATCTGCTGTCCCACATCGGGAAGACACCTGAAGTGACGATGCTGTCGCGGCTGGCCGCGATGGCACGAAGGACGCGCGATCGCAAGGTGATCGTCACGGCGAAGGACACCTTCGCTCTGGTGGACTGGGCGGTACCGGAGGATCCCGAAGCACTGGCTCAGACAGGCGTCCCGGAGGCGCACCCGGAGGAGGATCTGCCTCCGCTGCGTCCGGTGGAGCGCCACCCGGAGCCGCGCAACGACAGCGTGCGCGTCTCGGGCCGAGGCAGCGAGCGCAAGCGCCGCCGCGAGGAGGAGGAGGAGCAGAAGGGCCGCAAGCGCCGCTTCCCGCCGCTCCCGGAGGTGGTGTTCGAGATCCTCAGCGAGGCCGAGAGCGGCCTGCGCGCCGAGCAGCTCATCGAGCGCGCCCGCTCGCGCGAGCTGTGCGGCGAGGACATCACCGTGGAGCTGGTGCTCACCGCGCTGCTGGAGGACAACCAGCGCCGCATCGACGCCGGCCGCCGCCCGCAGTTCGCCTTCAACAATCAGACGAGCGAGGTGGTGACGCTGGAGCGCGCGGGCTCCCCGAGCGAGGCGCCGCCGCTGGAGCTGCAGGCCGCCTTCGCCGCCGCGCTGGGCATCCCGCTGGAGGATGGGCGCCCGGTGCTGGGCAAGCCCGCGGCCGCCACGGGCGAGGCGCTGGTGGATCCGGCGCTGCTCACCACGCTCAAGACGACGCTCAAGGACGCGCGGCGCGCGGTGGCTCGAGGGCTGCGCAAGCGCCTGGGCGACGCGGACGTGGGCACCTTCGAGAAGTCCGTCGTGAAGATGATGCACGCGCTGCACTTCCGCGAGCTGAAGGTGGCCAAGCGCTCCAAGGAGGGGCCGCTGCTCACCGCCCGCAAGCGCGAGGGCAGCGTGGAGCTGCGCTACGCGGTGCGGATGCTCAAGGGCACGCCCTCCATCGATCGCAAGACGGTGCAGGAACTGCGGAGGGATCTCGGCCACTACTCGGCGCAGGTGGGCCTGCTGGTGAGCGCGGGAGACGTGCGCGGCGACGCGCGCGCCGAGGCCCAGGCCAGCGGCGCGCTGGTGATGCTGTGGTGCGGCGACGCGCTGGGGGAGAAGTTCCTCGAGGCGAAGACGGCCGTCACCGTCACCACCGTGGAGCTGTTCGACGTGGACGAGCGCTTCTTCGAGGCGGCCCGGCTGGACGCCGAGGAGGCTCAGAAGCGCCGCGAGGAGCGCCAGCGCGAGAAGAAGGAGCAGGCGCGCGACGAGGGTGAGCCGGAGGCGTCTCGCAAGGCCAAGGCCAGGCCCAAGGCCGAGCGCGAGGAGGCTTCCTCCACCGAGGAGCCCAAGGCCGAGGAGGAGGAGCGCAGCGTGGTCGCGGCGGCTCCTGTGGCCCCCGAGCCCGTGTCCGCGTCCGCGTCCGATGAGGACGATGAGGAAGGGGACGAGGAGGGCGATGACGAGGATCTCGAGGCCGCCAGCGCCTTCGTGTCCGGGGCCGGGCGTCCCGAGGGAGCCGCTCCCGCCGAGGGAGGCGCTCCGGGTGAGCGCAAGCGCCGCCGCCGCCGTCGTCGCGGTCGCCGCGGCCGTGGCAACCGCGCGGGTGAGGCCGGCGCGTCCGGTACCACCCCGGCGGGAGGCACGCCTGTCATCACCGGAGCCCCCGCGGAGGGCGCCGCGCCCGCCACGGCTGCCCCGTCGGGTGGTGAGAGCGCCGCGCCGTCGGGAGGTGAGAGTGCTGCCTCTTCGGGCGGTGGGAGTTCCGCCTCCTCGGGCGGTGAAGCGCCCAGGGCGTCGGAGCCGCCCCCACCTCCACCGAGCCCACCGAGCGGTGGCTCGTCCGAGGGGAGCGCCCCCTGA
- a CDS encoding outer membrane protein assembly factor BamB family protein: MTRFRLGQRWKREPTAHPLDSIALELDGVNLLAGAVEEPLAEVVPSLVGVAATLRAGRRKLAQVSLPEASLELVVRRAGLEVELSVASLGRPARMLRPPVRVELEEFAEAARECGESFLKDISQAAPEALPSSVAEGLSESLRLLSGAVSTPRESLPEPFTRRVEPSEEPGFGFELKDPFDLLRAYERGQGAALGSLLCSGEVWLTLPGRAQAWRATGSPFLTALELSRQAGELARAVELGEPRFSLELAGVRPGLSLELTTNKGRLGSSAAFAVDGTALAAAMFHLGQALALAISERERSQSGNPYLVELTERCREGLSHLRGAVQPPEGEGEAREKSRASQRTGRPLPVPGRLRRLRFEKRWEQKGLAGAEFGHLLLGRQGPVFGSREQACAFARKNGQELWRREASQGVAASADGLVVTADADRVYGFVGAGASARWLHDHDGLPLGPLLLRQDGLLLTLSDERAVLAFAEVSGREVWRLAPPRTQRSWLATQGHRALLATDSGYLYGLDMADGQVRFRMRAPLPFHGTPVPWGKRFVTVLGRGTQHALLLADAHSGDVTWTREFQLSLPSAPLPARTRVYIAGEREREGILICLDARGRELWERTLHLGAGPFALTVLPRGVLVTSASGAAARVDTSGELVWRVGAVGDPLARALPARVSRGVVLIPGERVRAVEPRGGQVLAEVRAGAGLMALQTDSRLGLYFLDDAGTLSAYQLMSHFTVVEQ, encoded by the coding sequence ATGACCCGGTTCCGACTCGGACAGCGCTGGAAGCGCGAACCCACGGCCCACCCGTTGGATTCCATCGCCCTGGAGCTGGACGGCGTGAATCTGCTGGCCGGAGCGGTGGAGGAGCCTCTGGCGGAGGTGGTCCCCTCCCTGGTGGGGGTGGCGGCAACCCTGCGCGCCGGGCGTCGGAAGCTGGCCCAGGTGTCCCTGCCCGAGGCCAGCCTGGAGCTGGTGGTGCGGCGGGCCGGGCTGGAGGTGGAGCTGAGCGTGGCCAGCCTGGGGCGTCCAGCCCGGATGCTGCGGCCCCCCGTCCGGGTGGAGCTGGAGGAGTTCGCCGAGGCGGCCCGCGAGTGCGGGGAGAGTTTCCTGAAGGACATCTCTCAGGCGGCCCCCGAGGCGCTGCCCTCCTCGGTGGCCGAGGGGCTGAGCGAGTCGCTGCGCCTGCTCAGCGGCGCGGTGAGCACGCCCCGCGAGTCTCTGCCGGAGCCCTTCACCCGCCGGGTGGAGCCCTCCGAGGAGCCGGGCTTCGGCTTCGAGCTGAAGGATCCTTTCGACTTGCTGCGCGCCTATGAGCGTGGCCAGGGAGCGGCCCTGGGCTCGCTGCTGTGCTCGGGCGAGGTGTGGCTGACGCTGCCGGGGCGAGCGCAGGCCTGGCGCGCCACGGGCTCGCCCTTCCTCACCGCGCTGGAGCTGTCCCGACAGGCCGGGGAGCTGGCGCGGGCGGTGGAGCTGGGCGAGCCACGCTTCTCGCTCGAGCTGGCGGGGGTGAGGCCGGGGCTGTCGCTGGAGCTGACCACGAACAAGGGGCGGCTGGGCTCGAGCGCGGCCTTCGCGGTGGACGGCACGGCGCTGGCGGCGGCCATGTTCCACCTGGGGCAGGCACTGGCGCTGGCCATCTCCGAGCGGGAGCGGAGCCAGTCCGGCAACCCCTACCTGGTGGAGCTCACCGAGCGGTGCCGGGAGGGGCTGTCCCACCTGAGGGGAGCCGTCCAGCCTCCGGAGGGAGAGGGAGAGGCCCGGGAGAAGTCCCGCGCCTCGCAGCGCACCGGGCGTCCGCTGCCGGTGCCCGGGCGCCTGCGCCGGCTGCGCTTCGAGAAGAGGTGGGAGCAGAAGGGGCTGGCCGGAGCCGAGTTCGGCCACCTGCTGCTGGGGCGCCAGGGGCCGGTGTTCGGCTCGCGGGAGCAGGCCTGCGCCTTCGCTCGCAAGAACGGGCAGGAGCTGTGGCGGCGCGAGGCCAGCCAGGGCGTGGCGGCCTCGGCGGACGGGCTCGTGGTGACGGCGGACGCGGATCGCGTGTACGGCTTCGTCGGGGCGGGCGCGAGCGCGCGCTGGCTGCACGACCATGACGGGCTGCCGCTGGGGCCGCTGCTGCTGCGCCAGGACGGGCTGCTGCTCACCCTGTCCGACGAGCGCGCGGTGCTGGCCTTCGCCGAGGTGAGTGGCCGCGAGGTGTGGCGCCTGGCGCCTCCGCGCACGCAGCGCAGCTGGCTGGCGACGCAGGGCCACCGGGCGCTGCTGGCCACGGACTCGGGCTACCTGTACGGGCTGGACATGGCGGATGGACAGGTGCGCTTCCGGATGCGCGCTCCCCTGCCCTTCCATGGGACGCCCGTGCCGTGGGGCAAGCGCTTCGTGACGGTGCTGGGCCGGGGGACGCAGCACGCGCTGCTGCTCGCGGACGCGCACAGCGGGGACGTGACGTGGACGCGCGAGTTCCAGCTCTCCCTGCCGTCCGCGCCGCTGCCGGCGAGGACCCGCGTCTACATCGCCGGGGAGCGGGAGCGCGAAGGCATCCTCATCTGCCTGGACGCGCGCGGGCGGGAGCTCTGGGAGCGCACGCTGCACCTGGGCGCGGGGCCGTTCGCGCTCACCGTGCTGCCGCGGGGGGTGCTCGTCACCTCCGCCAGCGGCGCGGCCGCCCGGGTGGACACCTCCGGAGAGCTGGTGTGGCGGGTGGGCGCCGTGGGCGATCCGCTGGCCCGGGCGCTGCCGGCCCGCGTGTCCCGAGGCGTGGTGCTCATCCCCGGAGAGCGGGTGCGCGCGGTGGAGCCCCGCGGGGGACAGGTGCTGGCCGAGGTCCGCGCCGGAGCCGGGCTCATGGCGCTCCAGACGGACTCGCGGCTGGGGCTCTACTTCCTGGATGACGCCGGTACCCTGTCCGCGTACCAGCTCATGTCCCACTTCACCGTCGTGGAGCAGTGA
- a CDS encoding alpha/beta fold hydrolase, with translation MIQATGTHLLTVPLPLEEGGLLDGTQVAYETYGEPSGENSVVLLHDMASSHRALGPPESTAYQPSGWGRELIGEKRPLDPTSLHIISANLLGSPFGTTSPITEDPFTGQTLGPALPLLSTLDMARAVAALLRGMGLKRVRALVGVGLGGLVALRLAALFPELTAGVVTIGAARALPEALRERIGMFHQLLWMDPEFKEGFYRLGSGPQRTMRKLRLEHLKLLYGREYLTARYRDITAAEKALEADADDFARTFDPNAWILMSTAYAGCDLTEYLPKVQAKVLLIAGASDILAPPARVRETYHLLSAAGVHARYHELQGAGDHGALLTETRRMHGPVRDFLRRLR, from the coding sequence GTGATCCAGGCCACGGGAACCCACCTCCTGACAGTACCGCTCCCCCTCGAGGAGGGAGGCCTGCTCGACGGCACCCAGGTTGCCTACGAGACGTACGGAGAACCGTCCGGCGAGAACTCGGTGGTGCTACTGCACGACATGGCCTCGTCCCATCGGGCGCTGGGGCCGCCGGAGAGCACGGCGTATCAGCCGTCCGGGTGGGGCCGGGAGCTGATTGGCGAGAAGCGCCCGCTGGATCCCACCAGCCTGCACATCATCTCCGCCAACCTGCTGGGCAGCCCGTTCGGTACCACCTCGCCCATCACCGAGGACCCGTTCACCGGGCAGACGCTGGGCCCGGCCCTGCCCCTGCTGTCCACCCTGGACATGGCGCGCGCGGTGGCCGCGCTGCTGCGGGGCATGGGGCTGAAGCGGGTGCGGGCGCTGGTGGGCGTGGGGCTCGGCGGCCTGGTGGCCCTGCGCCTGGCCGCCCTCTTCCCCGAGCTGACGGCGGGAGTGGTGACCATTGGCGCGGCGCGGGCGCTCCCCGAGGCACTGCGGGAGCGGATCGGCATGTTCCACCAGCTGCTCTGGATGGACCCCGAGTTCAAGGAGGGCTTCTATCGGCTGGGCAGCGGGCCCCAGCGGACCATGCGCAAGCTGCGGCTGGAGCACCTGAAGCTCCTCTACGGCCGCGAGTACCTCACCGCGCGCTACCGGGACATCACCGCCGCGGAGAAGGCGCTGGAGGCGGACGCCGACGACTTCGCCCGGACGTTCGATCCGAACGCGTGGATCTTGATGAGCACCGCGTACGCGGGGTGCGATCTGACGGAGTACCTGCCGAAGGTGCAGGCGAAGGTGCTGCTGATCGCGGGCGCCTCGGACATCCTGGCGCCGCCGGCGCGGGTGCGCGAGACGTACCACCTGCTGAGCGCCGCGGGAGTGCACGCCCGCTACCACGAGTTACAAGGCGCGGGAGACCACGGCGCACTGCTCACCGAGACGCGCCGCATGCACGGCCCGGTGCGCGACTTCCTGCGGCGGCTGCGCTGA
- the udk gene encoding uridine kinase, with protein sequence MSLPLVVGIAGGTASGKTTVARKVREALADCRVAFIDQDSYYRDLQDMPLEERRQVNFDHPDAFETDLLVRHMRELKEGRAIDKPVYDFRTCTRHPEVVRVDPGDIILIEGILVLHMKEVRDELDVKIYVDADDDLRILRRLTRDIKDRGFNFDSVVSQYLRHVRPMHMGFVEPSKHHADIIVPHGGNNDIAISMLVGALRARLALMAGAHAPK encoded by the coding sequence ATGTCGTTACCCCTCGTCGTGGGCATCGCGGGCGGCACCGCCTCGGGCAAGACCACGGTGGCTCGGAAGGTCCGCGAAGCGCTCGCCGACTGCCGTGTCGCCTTCATCGATCAGGACTCGTACTACCGGGATCTGCAGGACATGCCGCTCGAGGAGCGACGGCAGGTCAACTTCGATCACCCGGACGCCTTCGAGACGGATCTGCTCGTGCGCCACATGCGCGAGCTGAAGGAGGGGCGGGCCATCGACAAGCCCGTCTACGACTTCCGCACCTGCACCCGCCACCCGGAGGTCGTCCGCGTGGACCCCGGGGACATCATCCTCATCGAGGGCATCCTCGTGCTCCACATGAAGGAGGTGCGCGACGAGCTGGACGTGAAGATCTACGTCGACGCGGATGACGACTTGCGCATCCTCCGGCGCCTCACCCGCGACATCAAGGATCGCGGCTTCAACTTCGACTCCGTCGTCAGCCAGTACCTGCGGCACGTGCGCCCCATGCACATGGGCTTCGTCGAGCCATCCAAGCACCACGCGGACATCATCGTCCCGCACGGCGGCAACAACGACATCGCCATCAGCATGCTGGTGGGGGCCCTGCGCGCCCGGCTGGCCTTGATGGCCGGGGCTCACGCTCCGAAGTAG
- a CDS encoding VOC family protein has product MFPMLSCENLERSLGFYRELLGGTETYRFPEDGPPAFISLRLGESEIGLGAMGSGAPLHGQALRPAQGHRIELCVYVEDVDATTERLRAGGVPIVLPPSDQPWGERVAYVSDPDGNLVMLTR; this is encoded by the coding sequence ATGTTTCCAATGCTGTCCTGCGAGAACCTGGAGCGCTCCCTTGGCTTCTACCGGGAGCTGCTCGGAGGGACTGAGACGTACCGCTTCCCGGAGGACGGGCCGCCCGCGTTCATCTCGCTGAGGCTGGGGGAGTCGGAGATCGGGCTGGGGGCCATGGGCTCGGGGGCCCCGCTGCACGGGCAGGCGCTGCGCCCGGCGCAGGGGCACCGGATCGAGCTATGCGTGTACGTGGAGGATGTGGATGCCACGACTGAGCGCCTGCGGGCAGGAGGCGTTCCGATCGTGCTCCCTCCGAGCGATCAGCCGTGGGGCGAGCGGGTGGCCTACGTGAGCGACCCGGACGGTAACCTGGTGATGCTCACCCGCTGA
- a CDS encoding phosphotransferase — MAVWQADIALTQEEAARLVERQFPDLAPASLEPLGAGWDNAAYVVNRRWVFRFPRRRVAISLLENEGRILPRLAHHLPLRIPEPVWHGHPDEGFPYPFAGYALLEGVTACALEWTPEERQRNAAPLGKFLAALHGIPVDDETLTQGPGDELARADLRKRAPMILERLAKVEAEHPDVDGAAIRSWLSRLIDAPPWMRRPCWVHGDLYARHLLVDEHHTVTGILDWGDVHLGDPAIDLTLAFTFLPPEARQAFRNAYGAIDAATWDRARFRAFHYGVALLLYGESEGDKAIARVGRDALRFGAAG; from the coding sequence ATGGCGGTCTGGCAGGCGGATATCGCGTTGACGCAGGAGGAAGCCGCCCGGCTGGTCGAGCGCCAGTTCCCGGACCTCGCCCCGGCGAGCCTCGAACCGCTGGGCGCAGGCTGGGACAATGCCGCGTACGTGGTGAATCGACGCTGGGTGTTCCGCTTCCCTCGCCGCAGGGTCGCCATCAGCCTGCTGGAGAACGAGGGCCGCATCCTGCCCCGGCTGGCCCACCACCTGCCGCTGCGCATCCCCGAGCCCGTGTGGCATGGCCATCCGGACGAGGGCTTCCCGTACCCGTTCGCCGGGTACGCCCTGCTCGAGGGAGTGACCGCGTGCGCCCTCGAGTGGACGCCCGAGGAGCGTCAGCGCAACGCCGCGCCGCTCGGGAAGTTCCTGGCGGCGCTGCACGGCATCCCCGTGGACGATGAGACCCTGACGCAAGGACCCGGAGACGAGCTCGCTCGCGCCGACCTGCGCAAGCGCGCGCCGATGATCCTCGAGCGTCTCGCCAAGGTGGAGGCGGAGCACCCCGACGTGGACGGAGCAGCGATCCGTTCCTGGCTCTCGCGGCTGATCGACGCGCCTCCCTGGATGCGGCGCCCCTGCTGGGTCCATGGAGATCTCTACGCCCGGCACCTGCTCGTCGATGAGCACCACACCGTGACGGGCATCCTCGACTGGGGTGACGTGCACCTCGGAGATCCGGCGATCGATCTGACGCTCGCCTTCACCTTCCTGCCGCCCGAAGCCCGGCAGGCCTTTCGCAATGCCTACGGCGCCATCGACGCCGCCACGTGGGATCGCGCGCGCTTCCGGGCGTTCCACTACGGCGTGGCGCTGCTCCTGTACGGCGAGAGCGAGGGAGACAAGGCCATCGCTCGCGTCGGCCGGGATGCGCTGCGCTTCGGCGCCGCCGGGTAG